From Echeneis naucrates chromosome 7, fEcheNa1.1, whole genome shotgun sequence, one genomic window encodes:
- the ift122 gene encoding intraflagellar transport protein 122 homolog isoform X2, translated as MRAVLAWKETNECVYDLAFKPDGSQLIVAAGHRVLVWDAADGSLIQPLKGHKDIVYCVAYAKDGKRFASGSADKSIIIWTSKLEGILKYTHNDSIQCVAYNPVTHQLASCSSGDFGLWSPEQKSVNKHKVSSKITCCGWTNDGQYLALGMMNGVVSIRNKNGEEKVKIERPGAASSPIWSIAWNPSKDEHNDILAVADWGQRLSFYQLSGKQIGKDRALTYDPCCISYFSKGEYIVMGGSDKQASLYTKDGVRLGTIGEQNAWVWTCRVRPDSNFVVLGCQDGTIACYQLIFSTVHGLYKDRYAYRDSMTDVIVQHLITEQKVRIKCRELVKKIAIYRNRLAIQLPEKILIYELYSDDSSDMHYRVKEKICRKFECNLLVVCSLHIILCQEKRLQCLSFTSIREKEWVMESLIRYIKVIGGPPGREGLLVGLKNGAILKIFVDNPFPITLLKLSTSVRCLDMSASRNKLAVVDEHNTLLVYDINSKELLFQEPNANSVAWNTQCEDMLCFSGNGYLNIKASNFPVHQQKMQGFMVGYNGSKIFCLHVYSMSAVEVPQSAPMYQYLERKMFKEAYQIACLGVTDSDWRDLATEALEGLDFDTAKKAFIRIRDLRYLELINSIEERKKRGENDKELFLADVYAYQGKFHEAARLYKRTGHESRALSMYTDLRMFEYAKEFVGATDPNSSRILMTKQADWAKSSKEPRAAAEMYLSAGEHLKAIEIIGEHGWADMLIDIARKLDKAEREPLGKCALYFKRLKHHGYASETYSKMGDLQALMQLHVETCHWEEAFSLVEKHPQFKNDVFVPYAQWLAENDRFEEAQKAFHKAGRQNEAVKVLEQLTHNAVVENRFNDAGYYYWMLSMQCLDIARESEEQRNEILKKFERFQHLAELYHVYRSIQRYTDEPFSSYMPETLFNICRFLLNNLTKDIPPGISKVNTLYALAKQSQKLGAYKLARYSYEKLQELHIPSRFQESIERGSLTIRSKPFHDSEDLIEGMMCYRCSTNNPLLNNQGSVCINCRQPFIYSASSYEVLPLVQFYLEEGISDEDAVSLIDLEVPHMDERNARLQHTDNGDLQALRMDDGLDSAEEDPFTAKMSFEQGGSNFVPVKVSRSVLRSMSRRDVLIKRWPRPLKWEYFRSLLPDVSITMCPTCFKMFHSEDYELLVLQHNCCPYCRRPIDEPN; from the exons ATGAGAGCTGTCCTAGcatggaaagaaacaaatgaatg TGTATATGACCTTGCCTTCAAGCCAGATGGTAGCCAGCTGATCGTTGCTGCTGGGCATCGTGTCCTT gtTTGGGATGCAGCAGATGGATCTCTTATCCAGCctttaaaaggacacaaagacATAGTATACTGTGTTGCCTACGCTAAAGATG GTAAAAGGTTTGCATCTGGGTCAGCAGACAAAAGCATCATTATTTGGACATCCAAATTGGAGGGTATTTTAAAATATAC TCACAATGACTCTATCCAGTGTGTTGCGTACAACCCTGTTACTCACCAACTTGCCTCTTGCTCCTCGGGTGACTTTG gtCTGTGGTCACCTGAACAAAAATCTGTGAACAAACATAAAGTGAGCAGTAAAATAACATGTTGTGG GTGGACAAACGATGGCCAGTATCTAGCCCTTGGCATGATGAACGGGGTAGTGAGCATACGAAACAAGAATGGAGAGGAGAAGGTTAAGATAGAGCGTCCAGGAGCCGCTTCCTCGCCTATCTGGTCCATAGCCTGGAATCCTTCTAA GGATGAGCACAATGACATTCTGGCAGTGGCAGACTGGGGTCAGAGGCTCTCCTTCTACCAGCTCAGTGGAAAGCAG attggAAAAGACAGGGCTCTCACCTATGACCCGTGTTGCATCAGCTACTTCTCCAAGGGCGAGTATATAGTCATGGGTGGGTCTGATAAACAGGCCTCCCTTTACACAAAAGATGGTGTGCGACTAGGCACCATTGGAGAGCAGAATGCCTGGGTCTGGACCTGCCGGGTTAGGCCTGACTCCAACTTTGTG GTGTTGGGGTGCCAGGATGGGACCATAGCCTGCTACCAACTTATCTTCAGTACAGTTCACGGCCTCTACAAGGATCGCTATGCCTATAGAGACAGCATGACTGATGTCATTGTCCAGCACCTCATTACAGAACAGAAAG TGAGGATTAAATGTCGTGAGCTGGTGAAGAAGATCGCCATCTACAGAAACCGTCTTGCCATCCAGCTCCCCGAGAAGATCCTCATCTATGAGCTCTATTCAGATGATTCCTCCGACATGCACTACCGTGTCAAGGAGAAAATTTGCAGGAAGTTTGAATGCAACTTACTGGTTGTCTGCTCCCTTCATATCATCCTGTGTCAG GAGAAGAGGCTTCAATGCTTGTCCTTCACCAGTATCAGGGAAAAAGAATGGGTAATGGAGTCCCTGATTCGCTACATCAAAGTGATTGGTGGCCCACCAGGCAGAGAGGGCCTACTAGTGGGGTTGAAGAATGGAGCT ATCCTGAAGATATTTGTTGACAATCCGTTTCCCATCACGTTGCTGAAGCTTTCAACGTCTGTGCGCTGCCTGGACATGAGTGCCTCCCGGAATAAACTTGCTGTTGTAGATGAGCACAACACTCTGCTGGTCTATGACATCAACAGCAAGGAACTGCTTTTTCAG GAGCCTAATGCTAACAGTGTGGCCTGGAACACCCAGTGTGAGGATATGCTGTGCTTCTCTGGCAATGGCTACTTAAACATCAAGGCTAGTAACTTTCCTGTACACCAGCAGAAGATGCAAGGCTTTATGGTCGGCTACAATGGCTCTAAGATCTTCTGTCTCCATGTCTACTCTATGTCTGCTGTTGAAGTTCCTCAG TCAGCACCCATGTACCAGTACCTGGAGAGGAAGATGTTTAAGGAGGCCTACCAGATTGCCTGTCTGGGTGTGACGGACAGTGACTGGAGGGATTTAGCCACAGAAGCCTTGGAGGGACTTGACTTTGACACTGCTAAGAAG GCCTTTATTAGAATCAGAGACTTGCGATACCTGGAGCTCATCAACAGCATTGAG GAGAGGAAGAAGCGGGGTGAAAACGACAAAGAGCTGTTCCTGGCAGACGTCTATGCCTACCAGGGGAAATTCCATGAGGCAGCCAGGCTCTACAAACGTACTGGCCATGAATCAAGAGCCCTAAGCATGTACACTGACCTGCGCATGTTTGAGTATGCCAAG GAGTTTGTTGGTGCAACAGACCCAAACAGCTCGCGGATTCTGATGACGAAGCAGGCAGACTGGGCTAAGAGTAGTAAAGAGCCACGcgcagcagcagagatgtaCCTGTCAGCTGGAGAACATCTCAAAGCCATAGAAATTATAGGCGAGCACGGCTGGGCAGACAT GCTAATTGACATCGCTCGCAAGTTGGACAAGGCTGAACGTGAGCCACTGGGAAAATGTGCACTCTACTTCAAGAGGCTGAAGCACCACGGCTATGCCTCTGAGACTTATTCCAAGATGGGAGACTTGCAGGCTCTGATGCAGTTGCATGTGGAAACCTGCCACTGGGAAGAG GCTTTCTCACTGGTGGAGAAGCACCCCCAGTTCAAAAATGACGTCTTTGTGCCTTATGCCCAATGGCTGGCTGAGAATGATCGCTTTGAGGAGGCACAGAAAG CGTTTCACAAGGCAGGGCGACAAAATGAAGCAGTAAAAGTCTTGGAGCAGCTCACACACAATGCAGTGGTGGAGAACAGGTTCAATGATGCAGGGTACTATTACTGGATGCTGTCTATGCAGTGTCTGGATATTGCTAGAG AGAGCGAAGAGCAGAGGAATGAAATTCTGAAGAAGTTTGAGCGTTTTCAGCACCTTGCTGAGCTCTACCATGTATATCGCTCCATTCAGCGTTACACG GATGAACCCTTCAGCTCCTACATGCCTGAGACACTCTTCAATATCTGCAGGTTCCTGCTGAACAACCTCACCAAGGACATACCACCAGGCATTTCCAAAGT TAACACATTGTATGCATTGGCTAAACAGAGTCAGAAACTGGGTGCATACAAGCTTGCCAGGTATTCTTATGAGAAGCTTCAGGAGCTTCACATTCCTTCTCGCTTCCAAGAGTCCATAGAACGGGGGAGCCTCACCATTCGCTCCAAACCTTTCCATGACAGTGAG GATCTGATTGAGGGCATGATGTGTTACCGTTGCTCCACCAACAACCCCCTGCTGAACAACCAGGGGAGTGTGTGCATCAACTGCAGGCAGCCTTTTATCTACTCAGCTTCGTCATATG AGGTTCTGCCCCTGGTTCAGTTCTACCTGGAGGAAGGCATCAGTGACGAGGACGCTGTCTCTCTTATTGACCTGGAAGTTCCTCACATGGATGAGAGGAATGCACGCTTACAGCATACGGACAACGGTG ACCTGCAGGCTTTGAGAATGGATGATGGTTTGGATAGTGCAGAGGAAGACCCATTTACAGCCAAAATGAGCTTTGAG CAGGGTGGCTCGAACTTTGTCCCTGTCAAGGTGAGCCGCTCAGTGCTGCGCTCCATGAGCAGGAGGGATGTCCTGATCAAGCGCTGGCCCAGGCCTCTCAAATGGGAATACTTCCGCTCTCTGCTGCCTGATGTGAGCATCACCATGTGCCCCACCTGCTTCAAG ATGTTTCACAGTGAGGACTATGAGCTTCTGGTGCTTCAGCACAACTGTTGTCCTTACTGTCGTAGGCCCATTGACGAACCAAACTGA
- the ift122 gene encoding intraflagellar transport protein 122 homolog isoform X1, producing the protein MRAVLAWKETNECVYDLAFKPDGSQLIVAAGHRVLVWDAADGSLIQPLKGHKDIVYCVAYAKDGKRFASGSADKSIIIWTSKLEGILKYTHNDSIQCVAYNPVTHQLASCSSGDFGLWSPEQKSVNKHKVSSKITCCGWTNDGQYLALGMMNGVVSIRNKNGEEKVKIERPGAASSPIWSIAWNPSKSVEKYKKNAISPSAIKYIQSLTLPHERFNPLSTFQVLLDEKVASGNTDEHNDILAVADWGQRLSFYQLSGKQIGKDRALTYDPCCISYFSKGEYIVMGGSDKQASLYTKDGVRLGTIGEQNAWVWTCRVRPDSNFVVLGCQDGTIACYQLIFSTVHGLYKDRYAYRDSMTDVIVQHLITEQKVRIKCRELVKKIAIYRNRLAIQLPEKILIYELYSDDSSDMHYRVKEKICRKFECNLLVVCSLHIILCQEKRLQCLSFTSIREKEWVMESLIRYIKVIGGPPGREGLLVGLKNGAILKIFVDNPFPITLLKLSTSVRCLDMSASRNKLAVVDEHNTLLVYDINSKELLFQEPNANSVAWNTQCEDMLCFSGNGYLNIKASNFPVHQQKMQGFMVGYNGSKIFCLHVYSMSAVEVPQSAPMYQYLERKMFKEAYQIACLGVTDSDWRDLATEALEGLDFDTAKKAFIRIRDLRYLELINSIEERKKRGENDKELFLADVYAYQGKFHEAARLYKRTGHESRALSMYTDLRMFEYAKEFVGATDPNSSRILMTKQADWAKSSKEPRAAAEMYLSAGEHLKAIEIIGEHGWADMLIDIARKLDKAEREPLGKCALYFKRLKHHGYASETYSKMGDLQALMQLHVETCHWEEAFSLVEKHPQFKNDVFVPYAQWLAENDRFEEAQKAFHKAGRQNEAVKVLEQLTHNAVVENRFNDAGYYYWMLSMQCLDIAREQRNEILKKFERFQHLAELYHVYRSIQRYTDEPFSSYMPETLFNICRFLLNNLTKDIPPGISKVNTLYALAKQSQKLGAYKLARYSYEKLQELHIPSRFQESIERGSLTIRSKPFHDSEDLIEGMMCYRCSTNNPLLNNQGSVCINCRQPFIYSASSYEVLPLVQFYLEEGISDEDAVSLIDLEVPHMDERNARLQHTDNDLQALRMDDGLDSAEEDPFTAKMSFEQGGSNFVPVKVSRSVLRSMSRRDVLIKRWPRPLKWEYFRSLLPDVSITMCPTCFKMFHSEDYELLVLQHNCCPYCRRPIDEPN; encoded by the exons ATGAGAGCTGTCCTAGcatggaaagaaacaaatgaatg TGTATATGACCTTGCCTTCAAGCCAGATGGTAGCCAGCTGATCGTTGCTGCTGGGCATCGTGTCCTT gtTTGGGATGCAGCAGATGGATCTCTTATCCAGCctttaaaaggacacaaagacATAGTATACTGTGTTGCCTACGCTAAAGATG GTAAAAGGTTTGCATCTGGGTCAGCAGACAAAAGCATCATTATTTGGACATCCAAATTGGAGGGTATTTTAAAATATAC TCACAATGACTCTATCCAGTGTGTTGCGTACAACCCTGTTACTCACCAACTTGCCTCTTGCTCCTCGGGTGACTTTG gtCTGTGGTCACCTGAACAAAAATCTGTGAACAAACATAAAGTGAGCAGTAAAATAACATGTTGTGG GTGGACAAACGATGGCCAGTATCTAGCCCTTGGCATGATGAACGGGGTAGTGAGCATACGAAACAAGAATGGAGAGGAGAAGGTTAAGATAGAGCGTCCAGGAGCCGCTTCCTCGCCTATCTGGTCCATAGCCTGGAATCCTTCTAAGTCagtagaaaaatacaaaaaaaatgctatttcaCCTTCAGCAATTAAGTACATACAATCCCTAACACTACCGCATGAACGTTTTAATCCCCTATCTACTTTCCAAGTTTTATTGGATGAAAAAGTTGCTAGTGGAAATAC GGATGAGCACAATGACATTCTGGCAGTGGCAGACTGGGGTCAGAGGCTCTCCTTCTACCAGCTCAGTGGAAAGCAG attggAAAAGACAGGGCTCTCACCTATGACCCGTGTTGCATCAGCTACTTCTCCAAGGGCGAGTATATAGTCATGGGTGGGTCTGATAAACAGGCCTCCCTTTACACAAAAGATGGTGTGCGACTAGGCACCATTGGAGAGCAGAATGCCTGGGTCTGGACCTGCCGGGTTAGGCCTGACTCCAACTTTGTG GTGTTGGGGTGCCAGGATGGGACCATAGCCTGCTACCAACTTATCTTCAGTACAGTTCACGGCCTCTACAAGGATCGCTATGCCTATAGAGACAGCATGACTGATGTCATTGTCCAGCACCTCATTACAGAACAGAAAG TGAGGATTAAATGTCGTGAGCTGGTGAAGAAGATCGCCATCTACAGAAACCGTCTTGCCATCCAGCTCCCCGAGAAGATCCTCATCTATGAGCTCTATTCAGATGATTCCTCCGACATGCACTACCGTGTCAAGGAGAAAATTTGCAGGAAGTTTGAATGCAACTTACTGGTTGTCTGCTCCCTTCATATCATCCTGTGTCAG GAGAAGAGGCTTCAATGCTTGTCCTTCACCAGTATCAGGGAAAAAGAATGGGTAATGGAGTCCCTGATTCGCTACATCAAAGTGATTGGTGGCCCACCAGGCAGAGAGGGCCTACTAGTGGGGTTGAAGAATGGAGCT ATCCTGAAGATATTTGTTGACAATCCGTTTCCCATCACGTTGCTGAAGCTTTCAACGTCTGTGCGCTGCCTGGACATGAGTGCCTCCCGGAATAAACTTGCTGTTGTAGATGAGCACAACACTCTGCTGGTCTATGACATCAACAGCAAGGAACTGCTTTTTCAG GAGCCTAATGCTAACAGTGTGGCCTGGAACACCCAGTGTGAGGATATGCTGTGCTTCTCTGGCAATGGCTACTTAAACATCAAGGCTAGTAACTTTCCTGTACACCAGCAGAAGATGCAAGGCTTTATGGTCGGCTACAATGGCTCTAAGATCTTCTGTCTCCATGTCTACTCTATGTCTGCTGTTGAAGTTCCTCAG TCAGCACCCATGTACCAGTACCTGGAGAGGAAGATGTTTAAGGAGGCCTACCAGATTGCCTGTCTGGGTGTGACGGACAGTGACTGGAGGGATTTAGCCACAGAAGCCTTGGAGGGACTTGACTTTGACACTGCTAAGAAG GCCTTTATTAGAATCAGAGACTTGCGATACCTGGAGCTCATCAACAGCATTGAG GAGAGGAAGAAGCGGGGTGAAAACGACAAAGAGCTGTTCCTGGCAGACGTCTATGCCTACCAGGGGAAATTCCATGAGGCAGCCAGGCTCTACAAACGTACTGGCCATGAATCAAGAGCCCTAAGCATGTACACTGACCTGCGCATGTTTGAGTATGCCAAG GAGTTTGTTGGTGCAACAGACCCAAACAGCTCGCGGATTCTGATGACGAAGCAGGCAGACTGGGCTAAGAGTAGTAAAGAGCCACGcgcagcagcagagatgtaCCTGTCAGCTGGAGAACATCTCAAAGCCATAGAAATTATAGGCGAGCACGGCTGGGCAGACAT GCTAATTGACATCGCTCGCAAGTTGGACAAGGCTGAACGTGAGCCACTGGGAAAATGTGCACTCTACTTCAAGAGGCTGAAGCACCACGGCTATGCCTCTGAGACTTATTCCAAGATGGGAGACTTGCAGGCTCTGATGCAGTTGCATGTGGAAACCTGCCACTGGGAAGAG GCTTTCTCACTGGTGGAGAAGCACCCCCAGTTCAAAAATGACGTCTTTGTGCCTTATGCCCAATGGCTGGCTGAGAATGATCGCTTTGAGGAGGCACAGAAAG CGTTTCACAAGGCAGGGCGACAAAATGAAGCAGTAAAAGTCTTGGAGCAGCTCACACACAATGCAGTGGTGGAGAACAGGTTCAATGATGCAGGGTACTATTACTGGATGCTGTCTATGCAGTGTCTGGATATTGCTAGAG AGCAGAGGAATGAAATTCTGAAGAAGTTTGAGCGTTTTCAGCACCTTGCTGAGCTCTACCATGTATATCGCTCCATTCAGCGTTACACG GATGAACCCTTCAGCTCCTACATGCCTGAGACACTCTTCAATATCTGCAGGTTCCTGCTGAACAACCTCACCAAGGACATACCACCAGGCATTTCCAAAGT TAACACATTGTATGCATTGGCTAAACAGAGTCAGAAACTGGGTGCATACAAGCTTGCCAGGTATTCTTATGAGAAGCTTCAGGAGCTTCACATTCCTTCTCGCTTCCAAGAGTCCATAGAACGGGGGAGCCTCACCATTCGCTCCAAACCTTTCCATGACAGTGAG GATCTGATTGAGGGCATGATGTGTTACCGTTGCTCCACCAACAACCCCCTGCTGAACAACCAGGGGAGTGTGTGCATCAACTGCAGGCAGCCTTTTATCTACTCAGCTTCGTCATATG AGGTTCTGCCCCTGGTTCAGTTCTACCTGGAGGAAGGCATCAGTGACGAGGACGCTGTCTCTCTTATTGACCTGGAAGTTCCTCACATGGATGAGAGGAATGCACGCTTACAGCATACGGACAACG ACCTGCAGGCTTTGAGAATGGATGATGGTTTGGATAGTGCAGAGGAAGACCCATTTACAGCCAAAATGAGCTTTGAG CAGGGTGGCTCGAACTTTGTCCCTGTCAAGGTGAGCCGCTCAGTGCTGCGCTCCATGAGCAGGAGGGATGTCCTGATCAAGCGCTGGCCCAGGCCTCTCAAATGGGAATACTTCCGCTCTCTGCTGCCTGATGTGAGCATCACCATGTGCCCCACCTGCTTCAAG ATGTTTCACAGTGAGGACTATGAGCTTCTGGTGCTTCAGCACAACTGTTGTCCTTACTGTCGTAGGCCCATTGACGAACCAAACTGA
- the ift122 gene encoding intraflagellar transport protein 122 homolog isoform X3: MRAVLAWKETNECVYDLAFKPDGSQLIVAAGHRVLVWDAADGSLIQPLKGHKDIVYCVAYAKDGKRFASGSADKSIIIWTSKLEGILKYTHNDSIQCVAYNPVTHQLASCSSGDFGLWSPEQKSVNKHKVSSKITCCGWTNDGQYLALGMMNGVVSIRNKNGEEKVKIERPGAASSPIWSIAWNPSKDEHNDILAVADWGQRLSFYQLSGKQIGKDRALTYDPCCISYFSKGEYIVMGGSDKQASLYTKDGVRLGTIGEQNAWVWTCRVRPDSNFVVLGCQDGTIACYQLIFSTVHGLYKDRYAYRDSMTDVIVQHLITEQKVRIKCRELVKKIAIYRNRLAIQLPEKILIYELYSDDSSDMHYRVKEKICRKFECNLLVVCSLHIILCQEKRLQCLSFTSIREKEWVMESLIRYIKVIGGPPGREGLLVGLKNGAILKIFVDNPFPITLLKLSTSVRCLDMSASRNKLAVVDEHNTLLVYDINSKELLFQEPNANSVAWNTQCEDMLCFSGNGYLNIKASNFPVHQQKMQGFMVGYNGSKIFCLHVYSMSAVEVPQSAPMYQYLERKMFKEAYQIACLGVTDSDWRDLATEALEGLDFDTAKKAFIRIRDLRYLELINSIEERKKRGENDKELFLADVYAYQGKFHEAARLYKRTGHESRALSMYTDLRMFEYAKEFVGATDPNSSRILMTKQADWAKSSKEPRAAAEMYLSAGEHLKAIEIIGEHGWADMLIDIARKLDKAEREPLGKCALYFKRLKHHGYASETYSKMGDLQALMQLHVETCHWEEAFSLVEKHPQFKNDVFVPYAQWLAENDRFEEAQKAFHKAGRQNEAVKVLEQLTHNAVVENRFNDAGYYYWMLSMQCLDIARESEEQRNEILKKFERFQHLAELYHVYRSIQRYTDEPFSSYMPETLFNICRFLLNNLTKDIPPGISKVNTLYALAKQSQKLGAYKLARYSYEKLQELHIPSRFQESIERGSLTIRSKPFHDSEDLIEGMMCYRCSTNNPLLNNQGSVCINCRQPFIYSASSYEVLPLVQFYLEEGISDEDAVSLIDLEVPHMDERNARLQHTDNGDLQALRMDDGLDSAEEDPFTAKMSFEGGSNFVPVKVSRSVLRSMSRRDVLIKRWPRPLKWEYFRSLLPDVSITMCPTCFKMFHSEDYELLVLQHNCCPYCRRPIDEPN, from the exons ATGAGAGCTGTCCTAGcatggaaagaaacaaatgaatg TGTATATGACCTTGCCTTCAAGCCAGATGGTAGCCAGCTGATCGTTGCTGCTGGGCATCGTGTCCTT gtTTGGGATGCAGCAGATGGATCTCTTATCCAGCctttaaaaggacacaaagacATAGTATACTGTGTTGCCTACGCTAAAGATG GTAAAAGGTTTGCATCTGGGTCAGCAGACAAAAGCATCATTATTTGGACATCCAAATTGGAGGGTATTTTAAAATATAC TCACAATGACTCTATCCAGTGTGTTGCGTACAACCCTGTTACTCACCAACTTGCCTCTTGCTCCTCGGGTGACTTTG gtCTGTGGTCACCTGAACAAAAATCTGTGAACAAACATAAAGTGAGCAGTAAAATAACATGTTGTGG GTGGACAAACGATGGCCAGTATCTAGCCCTTGGCATGATGAACGGGGTAGTGAGCATACGAAACAAGAATGGAGAGGAGAAGGTTAAGATAGAGCGTCCAGGAGCCGCTTCCTCGCCTATCTGGTCCATAGCCTGGAATCCTTCTAA GGATGAGCACAATGACATTCTGGCAGTGGCAGACTGGGGTCAGAGGCTCTCCTTCTACCAGCTCAGTGGAAAGCAG attggAAAAGACAGGGCTCTCACCTATGACCCGTGTTGCATCAGCTACTTCTCCAAGGGCGAGTATATAGTCATGGGTGGGTCTGATAAACAGGCCTCCCTTTACACAAAAGATGGTGTGCGACTAGGCACCATTGGAGAGCAGAATGCCTGGGTCTGGACCTGCCGGGTTAGGCCTGACTCCAACTTTGTG GTGTTGGGGTGCCAGGATGGGACCATAGCCTGCTACCAACTTATCTTCAGTACAGTTCACGGCCTCTACAAGGATCGCTATGCCTATAGAGACAGCATGACTGATGTCATTGTCCAGCACCTCATTACAGAACAGAAAG TGAGGATTAAATGTCGTGAGCTGGTGAAGAAGATCGCCATCTACAGAAACCGTCTTGCCATCCAGCTCCCCGAGAAGATCCTCATCTATGAGCTCTATTCAGATGATTCCTCCGACATGCACTACCGTGTCAAGGAGAAAATTTGCAGGAAGTTTGAATGCAACTTACTGGTTGTCTGCTCCCTTCATATCATCCTGTGTCAG GAGAAGAGGCTTCAATGCTTGTCCTTCACCAGTATCAGGGAAAAAGAATGGGTAATGGAGTCCCTGATTCGCTACATCAAAGTGATTGGTGGCCCACCAGGCAGAGAGGGCCTACTAGTGGGGTTGAAGAATGGAGCT ATCCTGAAGATATTTGTTGACAATCCGTTTCCCATCACGTTGCTGAAGCTTTCAACGTCTGTGCGCTGCCTGGACATGAGTGCCTCCCGGAATAAACTTGCTGTTGTAGATGAGCACAACACTCTGCTGGTCTATGACATCAACAGCAAGGAACTGCTTTTTCAG GAGCCTAATGCTAACAGTGTGGCCTGGAACACCCAGTGTGAGGATATGCTGTGCTTCTCTGGCAATGGCTACTTAAACATCAAGGCTAGTAACTTTCCTGTACACCAGCAGAAGATGCAAGGCTTTATGGTCGGCTACAATGGCTCTAAGATCTTCTGTCTCCATGTCTACTCTATGTCTGCTGTTGAAGTTCCTCAG TCAGCACCCATGTACCAGTACCTGGAGAGGAAGATGTTTAAGGAGGCCTACCAGATTGCCTGTCTGGGTGTGACGGACAGTGACTGGAGGGATTTAGCCACAGAAGCCTTGGAGGGACTTGACTTTGACACTGCTAAGAAG GCCTTTATTAGAATCAGAGACTTGCGATACCTGGAGCTCATCAACAGCATTGAG GAGAGGAAGAAGCGGGGTGAAAACGACAAAGAGCTGTTCCTGGCAGACGTCTATGCCTACCAGGGGAAATTCCATGAGGCAGCCAGGCTCTACAAACGTACTGGCCATGAATCAAGAGCCCTAAGCATGTACACTGACCTGCGCATGTTTGAGTATGCCAAG GAGTTTGTTGGTGCAACAGACCCAAACAGCTCGCGGATTCTGATGACGAAGCAGGCAGACTGGGCTAAGAGTAGTAAAGAGCCACGcgcagcagcagagatgtaCCTGTCAGCTGGAGAACATCTCAAAGCCATAGAAATTATAGGCGAGCACGGCTGGGCAGACAT GCTAATTGACATCGCTCGCAAGTTGGACAAGGCTGAACGTGAGCCACTGGGAAAATGTGCACTCTACTTCAAGAGGCTGAAGCACCACGGCTATGCCTCTGAGACTTATTCCAAGATGGGAGACTTGCAGGCTCTGATGCAGTTGCATGTGGAAACCTGCCACTGGGAAGAG GCTTTCTCACTGGTGGAGAAGCACCCCCAGTTCAAAAATGACGTCTTTGTGCCTTATGCCCAATGGCTGGCTGAGAATGATCGCTTTGAGGAGGCACAGAAAG CGTTTCACAAGGCAGGGCGACAAAATGAAGCAGTAAAAGTCTTGGAGCAGCTCACACACAATGCAGTGGTGGAGAACAGGTTCAATGATGCAGGGTACTATTACTGGATGCTGTCTATGCAGTGTCTGGATATTGCTAGAG AGAGCGAAGAGCAGAGGAATGAAATTCTGAAGAAGTTTGAGCGTTTTCAGCACCTTGCTGAGCTCTACCATGTATATCGCTCCATTCAGCGTTACACG GATGAACCCTTCAGCTCCTACATGCCTGAGACACTCTTCAATATCTGCAGGTTCCTGCTGAACAACCTCACCAAGGACATACCACCAGGCATTTCCAAAGT TAACACATTGTATGCATTGGCTAAACAGAGTCAGAAACTGGGTGCATACAAGCTTGCCAGGTATTCTTATGAGAAGCTTCAGGAGCTTCACATTCCTTCTCGCTTCCAAGAGTCCATAGAACGGGGGAGCCTCACCATTCGCTCCAAACCTTTCCATGACAGTGAG GATCTGATTGAGGGCATGATGTGTTACCGTTGCTCCACCAACAACCCCCTGCTGAACAACCAGGGGAGTGTGTGCATCAACTGCAGGCAGCCTTTTATCTACTCAGCTTCGTCATATG AGGTTCTGCCCCTGGTTCAGTTCTACCTGGAGGAAGGCATCAGTGACGAGGACGCTGTCTCTCTTATTGACCTGGAAGTTCCTCACATGGATGAGAGGAATGCACGCTTACAGCATACGGACAACGGTG ACCTGCAGGCTTTGAGAATGGATGATGGTTTGGATAGTGCAGAGGAAGACCCATTTACAGCCAAAATGAGCTTTGAG GGTGGCTCGAACTTTGTCCCTGTCAAGGTGAGCCGCTCAGTGCTGCGCTCCATGAGCAGGAGGGATGTCCTGATCAAGCGCTGGCCCAGGCCTCTCAAATGGGAATACTTCCGCTCTCTGCTGCCTGATGTGAGCATCACCATGTGCCCCACCTGCTTCAAG ATGTTTCACAGTGAGGACTATGAGCTTCTGGTGCTTCAGCACAACTGTTGTCCTTACTGTCGTAGGCCCATTGACGAACCAAACTGA